In Candidatus Babeliales bacterium, the following proteins share a genomic window:
- a CDS encoding FoF1 ATP synthase subunit gamma, translating to MSELIQMRQRIKAVETIKKVTHAMRLISMASHSKMRAQRAMVENYRQEISRLLALISQEHPTWNYPLKGNPESNRDLAIVVGSQKGLCGNFNNAIVAFFARQYEHINPNDVDAIVIGKKAVELLSKREGPTVMELRVFNSATIAHIIQKISLYLSAHGNDYRSIIIYYQYPKTFFSQKPTALNLAQPYNQQINESKPQEAYRFEADSQELLSYLSAKQMEITLREILVNSLIAEQAARFIAMDSSTRNASNILDTMRLDYNKLRQAKITRELTDLTASF from the coding sequence ATGTCTGAGCTTATTCAGATGCGCCAGCGCATTAAAGCGGTAGAAACAATAAAAAAAGTAACCCATGCAATGCGTCTTATTTCTATGGCAAGCCACTCAAAAATGCGCGCACAGCGAGCGATGGTTGAAAATTATAGGCAAGAAATCTCTCGCCTATTGGCTCTTATTTCGCAAGAACACCCAACATGGAATTATCCACTGAAAGGCAACCCCGAAAGCAATCGCGATCTTGCGATCGTCGTCGGTTCTCAAAAAGGATTGTGTGGCAATTTCAATAATGCTATTGTTGCTTTTTTTGCACGGCAATACGAACACATAAATCCTAACGACGTTGATGCGATCGTGATCGGAAAAAAAGCGGTTGAGCTCCTTTCAAAGCGAGAAGGACCGACGGTAATGGAACTGCGTGTGTTCAACTCTGCAACGATTGCGCATATCATTCAAAAAATTTCGCTGTACCTTTCAGCGCATGGAAACGACTATAGATCGATTATCATCTATTATCAGTACCCGAAAACTTTTTTCTCACAAAAGCCGACAGCTCTGAATTTAGCACAACCTTACAATCAGCAAATCAATGAATCGAAACCGCAAGAAGCATACCGATTCGAAGCCGATTCTCAAGAACTGCTTTCTTATCTTTCCGCAAAGCAAATGGAAATCACGCTGCGCGAAATTCTCGTAAATTCCCTCATCGCCGAACAAGCAGCGCGCTTTATAGCGATGGATAGCTCCACTAGAAACGCATCAAATATTTTGGATACGATGCGGCTTGATTATAACAAACTCCGTCAAGCAAAAATTACTCGTGAACTGACCGATTTAACCGCGAGTTTCTAA
- a CDS encoding NYN domain-containing protein: protein MILIIDGYNVLKYCVEKSRLDQNEREQFIILLKRYASLKKLEIVLVFDGGPLGLPDKETHGPVRVIYTGKAETADGFIVNYCERHKGGGIVTVSSDREIINAARRFGLETISAQEFFHYLKDAFVKPKDDLNNGKAIKIDGKKDEPEVDQLMHYGSLMRPSKKDDKDGAMREPAGKDLAKNEKRRFQKLKKL, encoded by the coding sequence ATGATACTTATTATCGATGGCTATAACGTTTTAAAGTACTGTGTGGAAAAATCTCGGCTCGATCAAAATGAGCGTGAGCAGTTTATTATTCTTTTAAAGCGTTACGCTTCACTCAAGAAATTAGAGATCGTACTCGTTTTCGATGGTGGGCCGCTTGGATTGCCCGACAAAGAAACGCATGGGCCAGTGCGGGTCATTTATACGGGAAAAGCAGAAACCGCAGATGGATTTATTGTAAATTATTGTGAGCGCCATAAGGGCGGCGGTATCGTAACTGTTTCTTCCGATAGAGAGATTATTAATGCGGCTCGCCGCTTTGGCCTTGAAACAATTTCGGCGCAAGAATTTTTTCACTATTTAAAAGATGCTTTCGTAAAACCAAAAGACGATTTAAATAACGGGAAGGCTATCAAGATCGATGGCAAAAAAGATGAGCCAGAAGTGGATCAGCTTATGCATTATGGGAGTTTAATGCGCCCGTCAAAAAAAGATGACAAAGATGGTGCAATGCGAGAACCGGCTGGAAAAGATTTAGCGAAAAACGAAAAACGGCGTTTTCAGAAATTAAAAAAATTATAA
- the tsaE gene encoding tRNA (adenosine(37)-N6)-threonylcarbamoyltransferase complex ATPase subunit type 1 TsaE, with translation MEFNQTFTLETLPKLVEQLAACKKHCAIFTFSGSLGAGKTTIIRELLRAWGVKESITSPTFNYVNSYRNAQGETFYHFDLYRIGSVDQFIQAGFDEFIYAPNSWALIEWPDSIRPLLKHAVCDVSIEYGLHSSQRIVSYEIIK, from the coding sequence ATGGAATTCAATCAAACTTTTACGTTAGAAACATTGCCTAAGTTAGTTGAACAGTTGGCTGCGTGCAAAAAGCATTGCGCGATCTTTACCTTTTCAGGATCGCTTGGCGCGGGAAAAACGACGATCATACGCGAGTTGCTCCGCGCATGGGGTGTTAAAGAGTCAATTACGAGTCCCACTTTTAATTATGTTAATAGTTATCGGAATGCGCAGGGTGAAACCTTTTACCATTTTGATTTGTATAGAATAGGATCGGTCGATCAGTTTATTCAGGCAGGATTTGACGAATTTATTTATGCACCAAATAGCTGGGCGCTTATTGAATGGCCCGATAGTATTAGGCCTTTGCTCAAACATGCTGTTTGCGATGTTTCAATCGAATACGGGCTTCATAGCTCACAACGAATTGTGAGCTATGAAATAATTAAATAA
- the rpmG gene encoding 50S ribosomal protein L33 translates to MAKKKRVITALSCEQCRERNYSQVVSGKRSVGSLQLSKYCSHCRKHTMHKETK, encoded by the coding sequence ATGGCAAAGAAGAAACGAGTGATTACTGCCCTTTCATGTGAGCAATGCAGAGAGCGTAATTATTCGCAAGTAGTTTCAGGAAAAAGATCAGTTGGCTCTTTGCAATTAAGCAAATATTGTTCTCATTGTCGTAAGCATACGATGCACAAAGAAACCAAATAG
- the secE gene encoding preprotein translocase subunit SecE gives MKGVVRFLHEVQLELAKIAWPSFNELVGSVIIVLILVCVFALYIGSIDVIFYKIAGRIF, from the coding sequence ATGAAGGGTGTTGTTCGTTTTTTGCATGAAGTCCAGCTTGAGCTAGCCAAGATTGCATGGCCGAGTTTTAATGAACTTGTTGGCTCAGTAATTATAGTTCTTATCTTGGTTTGCGTTTTTGCTCTCTATATAGGTTCTATTGATGTCATTTTTTACAAAATCGCTGGGCGAATTTTTTAG
- the nusG gene encoding transcription termination/antitermination protein NusG, with translation MKRWYVVQIYAGYEEAIKTDLERRIKETGKQDVFGEVLIPSAKVKSMFSTEAKDEQQLFPGYLLVEMELSQETMRLVQATPRVIRFLGGKEPMPLSQKEIGRIVSQMKGEVALVPKKSDFVVGSEVDISEGPFAGFVGVVEKVDEANERLTLMVSIFGRMTPIELGFDQVKR, from the coding sequence ATGAAGCGTTGGTATGTTGTTCAAATTTACGCTGGGTACGAAGAGGCGATTAAAACAGATCTTGAGCGCCGCATTAAAGAAACGGGCAAACAAGATGTGTTTGGTGAGGTATTAATCCCCTCTGCTAAGGTAAAGAGTATGTTCTCGACTGAAGCAAAAGATGAGCAGCAGCTTTTTCCTGGATATCTTCTCGTTGAGATGGAGTTGTCTCAGGAGACAATGCGTTTGGTGCAAGCGACACCGCGCGTTATTCGCTTTTTAGGTGGTAAAGAGCCTATGCCGCTATCTCAAAAAGAGATTGGCCGAATAGTTTCTCAAATGAAAGGCGAGGTCGCCTTGGTTCCTAAGAAGAGTGATTTCGTTGTTGGAAGTGAAGTCGATATATCCGAAGGGCCCTTCGCAGGGTTTGTTGGTGTTGTCGAGAAAGTTGATGAGGCAAATGAGCGTCTCACGTTGATGGTAAGTATTTTTGGTCGAATGACTCCTATTGAACTGGGTTTTGATCAAGTAAAACGATGA
- the rplK gene encoding 50S ribosomal protein L11, translating to MAKEVKAQVKLKVPAGAATPAPPVGSALGQQGVAIMEFCKQFNAKTAHLKGETLPVIVTVYKDKTFDFIVKTPETSALIKKKLKLEKGSSKPNLEKVGKLTWKDVEDIATVKMPDLNALDVEQAKKIVAGTARSMGIDIV from the coding sequence ATGGCAAAAGAAGTCAAAGCACAAGTTAAGTTAAAAGTTCCTGCGGGGGCGGCGACGCCTGCACCGCCAGTTGGTTCCGCTCTTGGTCAACAAGGCGTGGCGATTATGGAATTCTGCAAGCAGTTTAATGCTAAAACGGCGCACTTGAAGGGAGAAACTCTTCCGGTAATTGTTACCGTTTATAAAGATAAAACGTTCGACTTTATTGTTAAGACGCCTGAAACTTCAGCTCTCATTAAAAAGAAGCTCAAGCTAGAAAAAGGTTCTTCTAAGCCAAATCTTGAAAAAGTTGGCAAATTAACCTGGAAAGATGTCGAAGATATCGCAACGGTTAAAATGCCGGATCTCAACGCACTTGATGTAGAGCAGGCAAAGAAGATCGTAGCTGGTACAGCTCGTAGTATGGGAATTGATATTGTTTGA
- the rplA gene encoding 50S ribosomal protein L1 → MATHGKKYIAASEKVNTDTVFPFKDGLAKVKELAHAKFDESVDVHVNLGIDPERGEQAVRGSVVLPHSVGKKVRIVVFAKGDQADLAREAGADFVGTDDLVEKIEGGWLDFEYAVATPDLMGMVGKLAKVLGPRGLLPNKKVGTVALQVAPVINDLKKGRLFFKNDKSGLVHFSIGRVSFDAAKLQENLVAFIRALSSSKPASSKGKFIQKVTVTSTMGLGIRVNPDDIVNA, encoded by the coding sequence ATGGCAACGCATGGTAAAAAATACATAGCTGCAAGCGAAAAAGTAAATACAGACACCGTATTTCCTTTCAAAGATGGTCTTGCAAAAGTTAAAGAATTAGCACACGCAAAGTTTGATGAATCGGTTGATGTGCATGTGAACCTAGGTATTGACCCTGAAAGAGGCGAGCAAGCCGTTCGTGGATCAGTAGTTTTGCCTCATAGTGTTGGGAAAAAGGTTCGCATTGTTGTTTTTGCAAAAGGTGATCAAGCGGATCTTGCAAGAGAAGCTGGCGCCGACTTTGTAGGTACGGATGATTTGGTAGAAAAAATTGAAGGCGGGTGGCTTGATTTTGAATATGCAGTTGCAACACCCGATCTAATGGGGATGGTTGGTAAACTTGCAAAAGTTCTCGGGCCTCGTGGTTTATTACCAAACAAGAAGGTAGGTACCGTTGCGCTTCAAGTGGCTCCGGTAATTAACGACTTGAAGAAGGGACGTCTCTTTTTCAAAAACGATAAGAGCGGCCTTGTGCACTTTTCAATAGGTCGTGTTTCTTTCGACGCTGCTAAACTTCAAGAAAATCTTGTTGCTTTCATAAGAGCATTGAGTTCTTCTAAGCCAGCTTCTTCAAAGGGAAAATTTATTCAGAAAGTTACGGTAACGTCTACCATGGGACTTGGTATTCGCGTTAACCCCGATGATATTGTAAACGCATAG
- the rplJ gene encoding 50S ribosomal protein L10, with protein sequence MNRQEKAQSIQSLKDGLQKEATFIVGYKGLSVAQLTDLRRKLHKDGGSMQVAKVSLMERAISEGSSAEQLKQYLQNQIAFVYAEKNSPAIAKVLSTYAKENEKLQLIAGYLENQVISTAGIKAVASLPPREVLLAILCGTLNAPSQKLVMLLNMMMVRLVYVLQQAADKKKQEAAA encoded by the coding sequence ATGAATCGCCAAGAGAAAGCGCAAAGCATACAGTCTTTGAAAGATGGGTTGCAAAAAGAAGCAACGTTTATTGTCGGTTATAAAGGATTATCCGTTGCTCAATTGACAGATTTGAGACGCAAATTGCACAAAGATGGCGGATCGATGCAGGTAGCTAAAGTTTCGCTTATGGAGCGTGCTATCTCTGAAGGATCTTCAGCTGAACAATTGAAACAATATCTGCAAAATCAAATAGCCTTTGTCTACGCTGAGAAAAATTCTCCAGCTATCGCCAAAGTTTTATCTACCTATGCAAAGGAAAATGAAAAACTTCAGCTAATAGCTGGTTATCTGGAAAATCAAGTGATATCTACTGCGGGTATTAAGGCGGTCGCTTCATTGCCTCCTCGCGAAGTATTGCTTGCTATCTTGTGTGGTACATTGAACGCTCCGTCACAAAAATTGGTGATGCTGCTCAACATGATGATGGTGCGTTTAGTTTATGTATTGCAACAAGCGGCCGATAAGAAAAAACAAGAAGCTGCTGCTTAG
- the rplL gene encoding 50S ribosomal protein L7/L12, which yields MASKSYEKLVEDISKMSVLELSELVKALETTFGVSAAMPVAAAPAAQADAGAAKAEEKSSYKVKLVEATDKIKAIKALRQVLPNLGLGDAKAAVEALPYAVGEMPKADAEKAKKTLEEAGAKVELA from the coding sequence ATGGCATCTAAATCTTATGAAAAATTGGTAGAAGATATCAGCAAAATGTCTGTGCTCGAGTTGAGCGAGTTGGTAAAAGCGCTAGAAACAACTTTTGGTGTTTCTGCTGCTATGCCAGTTGCTGCTGCACCTGCTGCACAAGCTGATGCTGGCGCTGCAAAAGCTGAAGAGAAATCAAGCTACAAAGTTAAGCTCGTTGAAGCTACAGACAAAATCAAAGCAATTAAAGCGTTGCGTCAAGTATTGCCAAATCTTGGATTGGGTGATGCAAAAGCAGCAGTTGAAGCTTTGCCATATGCTGTAGGTGAAATGCCTAAGGCTGACGCTGAAAAAGCTAAAAAGACATTAGAAGAAGCTGGCGCTAAAGTAGAGTTGGCGTAA
- the rpoB gene encoding DNA-directed RNA polymerase subunit beta has protein sequence MSNMRMDNGIVRKSFGKIKDIVPVPDLIAIQSKSFNDFAQLDYLPAERQLIGLEKVLRDIFPIDYEDKMSLEYVSYELGDWSCTCGKLKGIANRYTWSCSSCKKSDCSRLDDQLHCTFCKKKTARYKTCSNCLARVTVQMAMNLDECRSSGQTFSMPLKIKVQLMTWDVDETGNKVVRDIKEQDIFFADVPVMADLYEENGVFKVGNTGTFLINGVDRVVVSQLHRSPGVVFTQSKKVKDLRGRPYYIARIIPMRGSWLDFEFDSNDHLYVRIDKKKKMLVTTFLQALGVARENVIKLFYPFDHVYFAKDEFYRIVDINLIGQRLEKGMIPDKIGDEFIGARVTESLLERLTKAGIDKVLLKKASLINRVFGADVVDPETGEILAEQGQSFTEEHYEKFSRLKKLEFDLISASGYVLQPTIAMTLQQDRCYSEEDALKELHSKIWPGDSSSIKEIKERLEAMLFSSRLYDLTRVGRIRMNRKLGIDVNQDVHVLSKEDIFATVKYLINLRELGEGELDDIDHLGNRRVRLVGELLTNQIYVGFLRIERIIRERFRTQDAHTGLMPQDLLNIKPLGAVLREFFGTGQLSQFMDQTNPLAEIAHKRRLSALGPGGVMKDRATYEIRDVHTSHYGRICPIETPEGQTIGLISSLATYALVNDLGFIETAYRPVQKAKVKDEVIFLDAFQEQNKYIAQADFGFHHVNKGEGAKVVARHEGNFLYEEPQKIDYADLSPKQLVSVSTALIPFLEHDDATRALMGSNMQRQAVPIIRCQSPLVGTGMEKEICKSSGAVLMARRPGLVDYVSSEKIVVRADEGGFANTEDWIANGVDVYYLRKYQRSSYSTWIHHTPLVKRGQRVQTGDILSNAQAIKEGELALGTNLLVAFMPWHGYNFEDAIVVSKRLVAQDVLSSVHIDEYIVDARDTKLGPEEITKDIPNVSETALACLDEEGIVRVGTRVKAGDILVGKVTLKGDIQYSPEEKLLRAIFGEKSREVRDTSLRVPPGVEGTVIDVKVFSRSGIRKDKRYKDMVTKLTEKLEAEFREHNEFLQLMISEKIRAMLAGVDAANKTAAKLVKNKKYDEHALAGLLFDELIVLRAEDKKINEAIEHLQHSFENQKRILIGLKEERINKLKRGDPLPSGVIKMVKVYIASKRHVSVGDKLAGRHGNKGVVSIIVPREDMPYLEDGTPVDIVLNPVGIVSRMNVGQILETALGLVGREIGKKFSVLVADAQESVLKKELEACYGKELVASYEELYGKEGITQLAEKTAQEGVHYKTPVFDGASLDLDVRPMLKDANLPDNGSFRLLDGRSGEYFDQPVTVGSIYMMKLNHMVEDKLHARSVGPYSLVTQQPLGGKAQMGGQRLGEMEVWALEAYGAAYTLQELLTYKSDDVNGRPKVYDAIVRGERIPEPGLPEAFNVLIKELQSVGLRVDLFKTGKEEISE, from the coding sequence ATGTCTAACATGCGCATGGATAACGGTATCGTTCGGAAATCGTTTGGTAAAATTAAAGATATAGTACCAGTTCCCGATTTGATAGCTATACAATCAAAGTCCTTTAATGATTTTGCGCAGTTAGATTATCTTCCTGCTGAAAGACAATTAATTGGGCTTGAAAAAGTATTGAGAGATATTTTTCCTATCGATTATGAAGATAAGATGTCTCTTGAATACGTAAGCTATGAATTAGGCGACTGGTCATGTACATGCGGCAAACTTAAAGGTATTGCAAATCGTTATACATGGAGCTGTTCTTCGTGTAAGAAATCTGATTGTTCACGCCTTGATGATCAGTTACATTGTACATTCTGCAAAAAGAAAACTGCACGTTATAAGACGTGCTCGAACTGTTTAGCACGTGTTACCGTGCAAATGGCAATGAATTTGGATGAATGCCGTTCAAGCGGACAAACATTCTCTATGCCATTAAAAATCAAAGTTCAGTTGATGACGTGGGATGTCGATGAAACTGGAAATAAGGTAGTTCGCGATATAAAAGAACAGGATATTTTCTTTGCAGACGTGCCAGTAATGGCAGACTTATACGAGGAAAACGGTGTTTTCAAAGTTGGTAATACCGGTACATTCCTTATTAATGGCGTTGATCGCGTTGTTGTAAGTCAGCTGCATCGTTCTCCTGGAGTGGTGTTTACGCAAAGTAAAAAAGTAAAAGACTTACGTGGACGCCCTTATTACATAGCGCGAATTATTCCGATGCGTGGATCTTGGCTTGATTTCGAATTTGATAGCAATGATCATCTTTATGTACGTATTGATAAAAAGAAAAAAATGTTGGTTACCACTTTCTTGCAAGCGCTTGGTGTTGCTCGCGAGAATGTTATCAAACTTTTTTATCCTTTTGATCATGTCTATTTTGCAAAAGATGAGTTTTATCGAATTGTTGATATCAATTTAATTGGTCAGCGACTTGAAAAAGGGATGATCCCAGATAAAATCGGTGACGAATTTATCGGGGCTCGTGTTACTGAATCTCTTCTTGAGCGGCTTACAAAAGCGGGAATTGACAAAGTTTTACTCAAAAAAGCGAGTTTAATTAATCGCGTTTTTGGAGCAGATGTTGTCGACCCTGAAACGGGTGAAATTCTAGCTGAACAAGGCCAATCGTTTACAGAAGAACATTATGAAAAATTCAGCCGACTAAAAAAGTTAGAATTTGATTTAATTAGTGCGTCTGGTTATGTATTGCAGCCAACAATAGCAATGACATTGCAGCAAGATCGTTGCTACTCTGAAGAAGATGCTCTTAAAGAGCTTCATTCTAAAATTTGGCCTGGCGATAGTTCTTCGATTAAGGAAATTAAAGAGCGCTTAGAAGCTATGCTCTTTTCAAGCCGCTTATACGATCTGACTCGCGTCGGCCGTATTCGTATGAATCGTAAATTAGGAATTGACGTCAATCAAGACGTTCATGTTCTTTCAAAAGAAGATATTTTTGCGACAGTAAAATATCTTATTAATTTACGTGAGCTTGGAGAAGGTGAGCTTGATGATATTGACCACTTGGGCAATCGTCGCGTTCGTCTTGTTGGTGAATTACTCACAAACCAAATCTATGTTGGATTCTTGCGTATTGAGCGTATCATTCGTGAACGCTTTAGAACCCAAGATGCACATACAGGCTTAATGCCTCAAGATTTACTCAATATAAAACCACTCGGTGCTGTATTGCGTGAATTCTTTGGTACAGGGCAACTTTCTCAGTTTATGGATCAAACAAATCCACTTGCTGAAATTGCGCATAAACGACGTCTTTCTGCCCTCGGGCCCGGTGGCGTTATGAAGGATCGTGCTACGTACGAAATTCGTGACGTACATACTTCCCACTACGGCCGTATTTGTCCTATCGAAACACCTGAAGGTCAAACTATCGGTTTGATTTCTTCATTAGCTACGTATGCTTTGGTTAACGATTTAGGATTTATCGAAACGGCGTATCGTCCTGTACAAAAGGCGAAGGTTAAAGACGAAGTTATATTCTTGGATGCGTTCCAAGAACAAAATAAGTATATTGCACAGGCAGATTTCGGCTTCCATCATGTTAATAAAGGTGAAGGTGCAAAAGTTGTCGCTCGTCATGAAGGGAACTTTTTGTATGAAGAACCGCAAAAAATCGATTACGCCGATTTATCTCCTAAGCAGCTCGTGTCTGTTTCTACTGCCTTGATCCCATTCTTAGAGCACGACGACGCAACACGTGCACTTATGGGATCAAACATGCAACGTCAAGCGGTTCCTATTATTCGATGCCAATCGCCACTCGTTGGTACTGGTATGGAGAAAGAGATCTGTAAGTCTTCGGGAGCTGTCTTAATGGCGCGCCGTCCTGGACTTGTTGATTACGTTTCTTCTGAAAAAATAGTAGTTCGTGCAGACGAAGGCGGCTTTGCAAATACAGAAGATTGGATAGCAAACGGTGTTGATGTTTACTATTTAAGAAAATATCAACGTTCAAGCTATAGTACCTGGATTCACCATACGCCACTCGTTAAGCGCGGACAACGTGTTCAAACGGGTGATATTCTCTCCAACGCGCAAGCGATTAAAGAGGGTGAATTAGCGCTAGGTACAAATCTTCTTGTAGCATTTATGCCATGGCACGGATACAACTTTGAAGACGCAATCGTTGTAAGTAAACGATTAGTTGCACAAGATGTACTTTCATCAGTTCATATTGATGAGTACATTGTAGATGCACGAGACACCAAGCTTGGGCCTGAAGAAATTACGAAAGATATTCCAAACGTAAGTGAAACTGCACTTGCTTGTCTGGATGAAGAGGGCATTGTACGTGTTGGTACTCGCGTTAAAGCTGGCGATATCTTAGTTGGTAAAGTAACACTCAAAGGTGATATTCAATATTCACCTGAAGAGAAATTATTGCGAGCAATTTTTGGTGAGAAATCTCGAGAAGTTCGTGATACTTCGTTACGCGTACCACCTGGTGTTGAAGGTACTGTTATCGACGTAAAAGTATTCTCAAGAAGCGGTATTCGTAAAGATAAGCGCTACAAAGATATGGTTACGAAGTTAACAGAAAAACTTGAAGCTGAATTCCGTGAGCATAACGAATTTTTACAGCTAATGATTAGCGAAAAAATTCGAGCAATGCTTGCTGGTGTAGACGCTGCAAATAAAACTGCTGCTAAGTTAGTTAAAAATAAGAAATATGATGAACATGCGTTAGCTGGATTGCTTTTTGACGAATTGATCGTTCTTCGTGCTGAAGATAAAAAGATCAATGAAGCTATAGAGCATCTGCAGCATTCTTTTGAAAACCAAAAACGTATTTTAATTGGTTTGAAAGAAGAGCGCATTAATAAGTTGAAGCGCGGAGACCCATTGCCATCAGGTGTTATTAAGATGGTGAAGGTCTATATCGCAAGCAAACGTCACGTTTCAGTGGGTGATAAACTTGCTGGTCGTCACGGTAACAAAGGTGTGGTTTCTATTATTGTTCCTCGCGAAGATATGCCTTACTTGGAAGACGGTACTCCTGTAGATATCGTTTTAAACCCGGTTGGTATCGTATCTCGTATGAACGTGGGACAAATTCTTGAAACAGCTTTAGGGCTTGTGGGCCGCGAAATTGGTAAGAAGTTCAGTGTGCTTGTTGCGGATGCTCAAGAATCTGTATTGAAAAAAGAGCTTGAAGCGTGCTACGGCAAGGAATTGGTTGCTTCTTACGAAGAGCTTTATGGTAAAGAGGGAATTACCCAGCTTGCTGAAAAAACAGCGCAAGAAGGGGTTCACTATAAGACGCCAGTGTTTGATGGTGCCTCACTGGACCTTGACGTTAGACCAATGTTGAAAGATGCAAACTTGCCTGATAACGGCTCATTTAGATTGCTTGATGGTAGATCTGGTGAATATTTTGATCAGCCGGTCACTGTCGGTTCAATCTATATGATGAAACTGAACCACATGGTTGAAGATAAGTTGCATGCTCGTTCTGTCGGGCCATACTCGCTCGTTACGCAACAGCCTCTTGGCGGTAAAGCGCAAATGGGTGGTCAGCGTCTTGGAGAAATGGAAGTGTGGGCATTAGAAGCGTATGGTGCAGCATATACCTTGCAAGAGTTATTGACCTATAAATCTGATGACGTTAACGGTAGACCTAAAGTGTACGATGCAATTGTACGAGGCGAAAGAATTCCTGAGCCTGGATTGCCAGAAGCGTTTAACGTATTGATCAAGGAACTCCAAAGTGTAGGGTTGCGAGTGGATCTGTTTAAGACTGGCAAGGAGGAAATCAGTGAGTAA